The genome window TTGTGTCGGGCAGAGCTTTAAACTTGCGTTGGGCTGCTTCTCCCAGGGCAAGGGAGTAAGTCCCATTGGTATGGTCATGGCTTACTGCCCATACCATAAGGCCACCTAAGCATTTCCCTCGGGCAAAGTCGGCTTTGAGCTTGAAGGTGTCGATATCATCATAGGATACCCATTGATTATCATCCCATGTGATCATCTTCACTGCAGCATCTTTATCGTATGTGATTCTGGGGCGTTTTCCCGCGATAATTTCGTCAATCTCGGAGTTCATCAGAATCCCAACCTCATGACTGCAGTCTCCAGCCTCCGCCCCGGACGCAAAAAGGCAGCCAGGCTTAGTACATGATGGGTCTGCAATCGTATATGCTCTGCCGTAAAATGCTATTCCAAGAACTACCTGATCCGGTGGAATATTGTTTCGCCATAGTAGATCCAGAGAAGCTTTAATCTCAGTGAGATTGGTATGCGCGTCGAGGAATTCACCAGTCCATTTGTTTCCTTTGTCCCAAGTTCCATGAAGATCGTAGGTCATGATATTGAAGAAGTCCACACTTTTCTTCATATTTCCGATGTCAAAGTGTTGCAAGTACCAGAAAGAGGCAGGCAGAGTTATACTAAGACCATCTCGACCACCAGTTCTTTTGAGTGCCGCTTTGAGATTCTTTAAGAACTTGGGAAAGTTGTCAAAGTCTTCTGGACGACCACTTCGATCGTCCGCTGCTGGATATTCCCAGTCGATGTCTACGCCATCCAAGTCATATGTGGACATGAACTTTGTGAGAGAATTAAAGAACTTGTTTTGATTAGATGTCGATGCGGCCAGGTCAGAAAATGTCGTTGCAGTTGGGCCAGGGTCATTATAGCTCCAACCTCCAATAGCGATATACACTTTGAGATCAGGATCTTCTTGCTTGAGACGGGCGACTCGCTTGAATAGCTCAATATCTGCAGTCAAAGAAGGTCGAACCTCGAATGTATCTGGGTCAATGACTGCAAAGGCCACATTGATATGGGTATAAACTCCCAAAGGAATTTGCTCCGGCCAGAACTGCTTGCATCGACGCCGAGTGCTCCAAGTCTCATAGTATCCAACTACACGCTCTAATGTGTGCGTTGAATTATTGCAAGAGGGCTGTTTCACTGTTTTCTTCCCACAGAATTCTGACGTTGTTCCACAGAAGTCAAACTTTGAGCAGCATACGTTCAGAGGACAAGATGATTTTTCGGACCAATCTAACCCAAAGCCCGGGTCAcattctgcttttctttcacAGCTAGCAACACAGTCATCTCCGCAGACTAAGAAAGGGCTTTTGTTAGATATTGAAAACCAAGTATGTAGCGATCCAAAAACTTCTCATTGAGTACTTACACTCCGGTCCAAGTCCACAGAATCCAAATTTGTTACAACAGCCTTGTGCACATGGGTTGTTGGCATCACTACCCAGCTTGTAGTCGCAGGTATCAACACAGTCTGCGCCACAGAAGTCATCACCAGTGCCGCAGTAACCATGCTTCGAACAACATCCAGTTGCACAGGGGTTCTCTTTGCTACAGTTCTGTCCTGCGGTCTGAGCAATGAGGAAGCacaggaaaaataaaagatacaCCAGCCGGGGGCGTGAAAGGAAGCCCATGGTTCCCATAACAGAAATAGAAGCACCAAATGGCTCCTAAAACCAACTCTTGATGAGCTTCCAAGATATGATGGGACTATACTAATGGTAAACGACGAAAGGCATCCCTAAGTTTTCTTTCCAGGACTACTAGTACCATTTGTAAGCTCTAAGAAAGACTAGCTTAACCGAACCACTGTGTACTAAGACATTGTCGTTATTTTCATCTTAGCTTCGATGCTTTTTCGGGATTGAGCAGAAACGTGCGAGTAGTTAGATAGCGTAAAAACCACGCAGTTAGCTTCAAAAGTGGCAGCGCTGTACGGAGTACCTTGCCATCTGTAGCGGAAATTGCTATGCATGGTCCCACTACTGCCAAGTTAGCTCTAGAACAAGTTGGACGTGATCACAAACATTAGTCGATGTAACATAGCAATCTTATTAGCGTCGTTAATGGGCCAAATGAAAATGTACAGAGATTTCAGACCGACTCATACTCGTCCACTCGCTTAATCCAAACAAAGAGCTAGTAAGTTTGCCTAGTTGAAGCCCCTGACCGgcacttcttctccttggcgccAAAATGAGTACCTGCCTGATATTCGTAGTTCTAGATACAATCTCAGTGATAATCACAACATTCTTCCAAGTTTCTCAGGAGGGAAATTATTGCAAGAGACAACTAAGTTCACGTTTGTCAAAAATTTTAATCGTATTCATTGCTTATAGTGATgatctttgctttttcctcccAGGATCTGCCTCACCCGCATCTAAATCTAAGGGTTTTCAGGGTGCGAACCCATTTGTCTTGGCGTGTGTTTTACCGGAACTACCGGAGCCCGGGGGACGCGGAAAGCTTGGCGTCATTCAATAAAGCCGCTACGTAGTAACTTTCAAGCATCCGTGTATGAGACATGTTTGTCAGTATTGTTATTGTTCCTTTCGCGTTCCACCTGTAAGAGGACTCATTCGAGCACGCGTCAGTTGACTACTAGCACCGACGGTGACTTTGGAAATACTGCCAAGGTGCATTCCATGGTCAGGATCCCTAATATTCAACCAGAAATGCCCTCAACCAGAGAACACAGGCATACTGATACGCTTACCAATGTGACGTGGGTGCTCTTTCAGTTGGACCTCGGGGGCCCTGGAGGtttgctttgtttttcttctctatttccAAATGGTAAGATTTCAATACCTCAATCCCCAAAGAACAAAAAAGCGTGGCTCATTTCAGGGGTAGGCGAGTTCCGTGGTAACTCGCTCCTCTAGTCACGAATAGGCTTTGACAAGTCCCGCAGCACCGGCCAATTACTGGTTCCGGTGCTGTGGTGCTGCGACCATACCTATTTAGACTAGATAATTACCTATATAGGAAAGTGTTCGCCATGGTAATGCCAAGACGGGGCCAAATCGGCGTGACTTGTCAAGGCCTAGTCACGAAGCTCTAGTCAGGCCACATATTTTTGAACCTTGGCCCTGAGAACGGAGTAGGCTTGGCAGTTCACTATTTTAGCGGCTTGGTATTCATGATAGAACCGAGACCACCGCACGAAGTATACTAGTATGATACTAATTGACTTATGTGGAGAAATCATGACAACTAATGCTACCTTCAGGGCACCTTCTGCGGCCTCGTCGAAGGAAATTGCACCTCGCCTAGACAACCCACAAGGCCGGGACCTGACCGACATAAGAAATGAGCTGCGGAGAATATACCTGACTTACTCGGAGTGCATGAAAACAAACTAGCGTCCTTGGGATGTCTTAGAGGTGTTGTGCAGGGTCGCATTAGCCACCTATGATTAGTGCGAACTAAAGGCTATTGGGTCGTGTTTTTTCGATAAGTTACACATAGAGCCAGGCAATCCCAACGCAGACTTTCCAGTGACCAACGACACAGTTTTCCCCGTGTTGGACAAACTGAAGAGCTGCCGCCGAGATGCTTCGACCACTTGTCGGGGTCTTGtgtctctttttcttgttcgggTGGCTGCCTGGCATATCAGCTTCTCAGCATGGAcatcacacccaccaccatctttaCCGACGACATAATGGGACCGAGAGTGCCGAGTCTGACGGCTCTGCCAAAcatgttgttgaagaagctctGAAAGCTCTGAGAATTGCCAACAAGCTTCGTGTGGAGAATTCTCAATTTAACAAATGGGAATTCCAAGATAGTACTTCCCAAGACAAAGGATTGACCGATGTCCCGCTTTCAGACTACTCAGACTCTACGAAGAATGTATCACTGGCTCAGCTGAATAGACGCTCATCTACCAATGATTCAAGCTCACTGGGGTCGAACCCAAAATACGGCTACACCTTATCACCCGCAATTGTCAAGGCTGCAAAGGAGGTTGCGGAATCTGAGAAGCCAACCCCTTCGGACATTGACTATGCCTCTATTGCATCAAAAATTCGCGCGAAATGGAGTGCAGGCACAAATGACACGAACGCAATGGTCCAGAAGCTATCTCGCTCGAACGGATTGGATCAATACACTTCCTCCGGACAGCCAGACGGTCTTCAAGAACCAACTGAAGAAGGCGTCAGTAAAAGAGACACTTCATCGTATTGGATGGCAAGTGTAGAGAAGAATGGTGCTAGCCCCTATGCAGCATTCGGCTACAAGGTACCATACATTCCATACCAGGAATTGACTTCTCTAACAATACGAACAGATCTGGAGAAATGTGATGGACTATGGAGCTAAAGGTACGTAACATAATCCAGGCTGAAATTTTATTATGGGATAATCGGTTTAACCATTCATTCAGGAGATGGTGTTACTGATGATACTGCTGCCATTAATCGAGCAATCTCTGACGGTAACCGATGCGGTGCCGATTGCAAATCTAGTACCAGATACCCAGCTGTCGTCTGGTTTCCTTCTGGTACTTATCTTGTCAGCAGTCCTGTAATTCAGTATTACAACACACAGTTGTTAGGAGATGTATGTATCCATTCTCTTGACCAGCCTTTGGTAGAGACTAActtgtcttcttttctctaaCTTAGCCTACCAATCTCCCTACAATTTTGGCTGCTTCGAGTTTCGTTGGCCTTGGTGTGATTACCTCCGATGTCTATGTTGGTGATTCGGAAGAATGGTACTAGTTTCGTCACTCTGCATTTGCATGAGTATGCATAATGGGTGCTGATTTGCTAATATTTGTACAGGTATCTCAACACTAATAACTTCTTACGAAGTATCAGGAATTTCAAAATGGATATCACGCGCACTGACCAATCAGCGTACGTCTGCGCCATTCACTGGCAAGTCGCACAGGGTACCTCTCTTGAGAACATTGAATTCTATATGCTGCAAAATGTCGAAGGAAATACCCAACAGGTATGAACAGAGAATCTACTTCTTGAATTCTTCGTTGGCTGACTTTGATGATAGGGTGTTTACATGGAGAATGGCAGTGGTGGATTTCTAGCTGATCTTACATTCGTTGGAGGTAACTTTGGGTATGTAGAGCACTTGAATGATCTACCACCACTAGTTTATTAATCACAAAGCTGACTATATCTTTAGAGCATATTTTGGTAATCAGCAATTCACTACAAGTCATTTAGTGTTTGTGAATTGCAAGACGGCTCTCCAAGTTCACTGGGATTGGGCTTGGACAATGCAAGATGTGGTCATCGAGTCCTGTGGAACCGGAATACTTTTGACTGGAGGTGTaagctctctctctcctccctaaAGTATATCAAACTCTATCACATCCTATCTCGTACACTAGGTATACTCGAACCATAAGCTAACGAAATATCACCAGGCGGGCGGAGCTGCGAGCACCGTCCCAAATACATCAATATCGGACAGAGTCAAATTATCAACCTCAAGACCGCCGGTGCTAAAGGCGACGGTGTGACTGATGACACCACAGCATTAAACAGTATTTtcgctgcagctgcaaaTATGTCATCTATTGTTTACGTTCCATATGGTGTTTATATTGTTACTAATACCGTCAAAATCCCTGTTGGGTCTCGAATCATCGGACAGGCTTGGCCACAGATTATGGGGAAGGGCAAGAATTTCCAAGATCAGTTACATGCCCGACCGGTCGTTCAGGTCGGTGAGGTAGATGAGTCGGGAGTAGTTGAGATTCAGGACATGATGTTTACTGTGTCTGGAGCTACCGCAGGTGCCATCTTGGTTCAATGGAACGTTCATGAGATTACACGCGGCTCAGCTGGTCTTTGGGGTATGGACAAATCCAGTGATACAAATCTTTTTTTCAACCGGAGAGCTGACAATATTTACTTAGATTCCCATTTCAGGGTTGGTGGAGCTGTAGGTTCAGAGCTACAGGGTGACAAATGTCCGAAGGGCGGCGGTATCAACACCGACTGTATTGGTGCATCTGCCCTCCTTCATGTCACTTCTAAAGCCTCCGCTTATATCGAGAATTCCTGGGCTTGGGTTGCCGATCACGACTTGGATGCTGCGGATGAGGCTCAGATTGACATCTTCTCTGGTCGCGGCATTCTTATTGAAAGTCAAGGTCCCACCTGGCTTTATGGGACTGCTTCTGAACACAACGTTCTATACCAATACCAGTTTTCTAATTCCAAAAATGTGATTGCTGGTATGATTCAAACCGAGTCACCATATTTCCAGTCCCATCCTGGAGCGCCATTGCCCATTGTGACTGGTGGATTTCCAAATGATCCTCACTTTGACAACTGCACAATCTCTTCACCAGCTACGTGTGCGGTCTCGTGGGCCGTCCGGATCGTGGACTCCTCCAGTGTCTATATACTTGGCGCAGGCTTGTATAGCTGGTTCTCTAAATACTCACAGGACTGTCTTGCTACTGAGAACTGTCAAGATCGAGCCTTTGAGATCGAAGAGGGCCAAGATCTCTGGATCTATAACTTGGTTACCAAGGCTATTGTCGAAATGATTAGTCCTGTAAACGAGAAACCCACTCTTGCCAATGATAACAAAAATGGGTTTATGTCGTCGATTCTTGCATGGCTGAAAGGATCGACTGACAGAACTGGGCAGCGGGTTTTCGAAGGTTTCACTATCTATGACAGTAACATGCTGCCTTCAACCTTTTCAGATGCCTGTATCACTGCTCTCACCGCTACTATCAAGTGTGATCTCCAGGTATTCCAGTTTGGAGAGCCTCAATACCATGGCACATTGGGTAACGATACTTTGACCGACTTGGTTTGTGATCAAAGTTGCGGCGATTCACTAGCGAGATGGTTTACCAACGCGGAGGCAAATTGTAATGGAGCCGTGCTTCTTGATCACCCAGCCACAATTCTGGGTGGAAACATGTGGGAAGAATAGAATGAGACTTGTTACAAGGATTCGACGACAGGCAAATACTGCAATGGTAAGATTGACGTTCTTGGGTTCATTGTTGGATGCCGCTAACCTCTTGAAAGATGTTATAAGCCAGTTCACGCGTGTTGCAAGCGTGGACCTCATgcccaaggaggagatgtgCTCCTATTGCTACAAAACTAAGCTTCAAATGATGCAATCAAGCCCCTATTCCTATTACAACCAGCGATACAAGTACAATCTTGAAACTGTTATAAAGAACTGTGGTGTCACTTCCAACACTACAATTCCTGATGATCTTTCTGTCACTCAACCGGAAGACAAACCGTTTTGCCCAGATGACAGCTCATATACAACCAAGGATGGCGATACTTGCACATCTATTGCCCTGGACTACTCTGTTGCGTCCGCAGCCTTGTACATGGGTAATCAGGATCAGATACGCGATTGCAATCAGGTCGTCGTTGGGCAAGAATTGTGTCTGCCCCTATCATGCGATCACACATATGTCCTGAAATCGAACGACACATGTCGTAGTATCGAAGAGGCCAACGCAGAAATCATGTTCGACAATAGCACGAAGAGAATCATTCCTCTTCGCCAAGTCAATCCCTGGATTGATACATACTGTTCCAATCTTCAAAGTACTTCTTGGGCCTATGGAAAAGTCTTGTGTCTAACCCCTCAGTCGGGGCTTTTCAACGCGACAGATCCAGTGTCTACGTCCTACAATCCTTGGGGCACGGAAAGTTCTGGCTATGGCTCATGGGTGGTTCTCCCTCCAGATAATGCCACTGTTGCAGCCGGAACCACCAAGCATTGTGGGAAATGGCATACAGCCACTACTGGGGATTCTTGTACACAGATTTGTGTCCAAGACAGGATCACAAGCAATTTGTTCTTGCAGGTTAATCCTTCCCTGCAGTCTGCAAACTGTACGGGACTTCTCATCCCAGGAAATGCGTACTGCACTGGTCCTATGCGCGGTTGGAATTATACTGTGGCAACCTAATCGTGGAAAGAGGCTACCTAGACTCATGGGCGCAGGCGTATACTAGGTTTGTCGCTGCTCTGTGTGTATTCCAGGGTTTGCTGTTGGCACAGACATGAATAGACATTTGTGTAGCAACTCAATAACGAAAAGTACCATATGTTCTCCCTAAATACAAGGTTCACGCTTCTCATACACATTTCACGTGTACATATTCAGTCACgggttgtttttcttcttgccagGGTACCAAATCTGCGACGAGCTCTATCAGGCAACCCAGGGTGATTACTTGAAGATCAATCTTGCTCTTGATGA of Aspergillus luchuensis IFO 4308 DNA, chromosome 7, nearly complete sequence contains these proteins:
- a CDS encoding uncharacterized protein (COG:S;~EggNog:ENOG410PKNM;~InterPro:IPR012334,IPR011050,IPR024535;~PFAM:PF12708;~SECRETED:SignalP(1-23)) yields the protein MLRPLVGVLCLFFLFGWLPGISASQHGHHTHHHLYRRHNGTESAESDGSAKHVVEEALKALRIANKLRVENSQFNKWEFQDSTSQDKGLTDVPLSDYSDSTKNVSLAQLNRRSSTNDSSSLGSNPKYGYTLSPAIVKAAKEVAESEKPTPSDIDYASIASKIRAKWSAGTNDTNAMVQKLSRSNGLDQYTSSGQPDGLQEPTEEGVSKRDTSSYWMASVEKNGASPYAAFGYKIWRNVMDYGAKGDGVTDDTAAINRAISDGNRCGADCKSSTRYPAVVWFPSGTYLVSSPVIQYYNTQLLGDPTNLPTILAASSFVGLGVITSDVYVGDSEEWYLNTNNFLRSIRNFKMDITRTDQSAYVCAIHWQVAQGTSLENIEFYMLQNVEGNTQQGVYMENGSGGFLADLTFVGGNFGAYFGNQQFTTSHLVFVNCKTALQVHWDWAWTMQDVVIESCGTGILLTGGAGGAASTVPNTSISDRVKLSTSRPPVLKATV
- a CDS encoding uncharacterized protein (COG:S;~EggNog:ENOG410PKNM;~InterPro:IPR012334,IPR011050), with product MSSIVYVPYGVYIVTNTVKIPVGSRIIGQAWPQIMGKGKNFQDQLHARPVVQVGEVDESGVVEIQDMMFTVSGATAGAILVQWNVHEITRGSAGLWDSHFRVGGAVGSELQGDKCPKGGGINTDCIGASALLHVTSKASAYIENSWAWVADHDLDAADEAQIDIFSGRGILIESQGPTWLYGTASEHNVLYQYQFSNSKNVIAGMIQTESPYFQSHPGAPLPIVTGGFPNDPHFDNCTISSPATCAVSWAVRIVDSSSVYILGAGLYSWFSKYSQDCLATENCQDRAFEIEEGQDLWIYNLVTKAIVEMISPVNEKPTLANDNKNGFMSSILAWLKGSTDRTGQRVFEGFTIYDSNMLPSTFSDACITALTATIKCDLQVFQFGEPQYHGTLGNDTLTDLVCDQSCGDSLARWFTNAEANCNGAVLLDHPATILGGNMWEE
- a CDS encoding LysM peptidoglycan-binding domain-containing protein (COG:S;~EggNog:ENOG410PMEE;~InterPro:IPR018392,IPR036779;~PFAM:PF01476), whose protein sequence is MQSSPYSYYNQRYKYNLETVIKNCGVTSNTTIPDDLSVTQPEDKPFCPDDSSYTTKDGDTCTSIALDYSVASAALYMGNQDQIRDCNQVVVGQELCLPLSCDHTYVLKSNDTCRSIEEANAEIMFDNSTKRIIPLRQVNPWIDTYCSNLQSTSWAYGKVLCLTPQSGLFNATDPVSTSYNPWGTESSGYGSWVVLPPDNATVAAGTTKHCGKWHTATTGDSCTQICVQDRITSNLFLQVNPSLQSANCTGLLIPGNAYCTGPMRGWNYTVAT